In Ostrea edulis chromosome 4, xbOstEdul1.1, whole genome shotgun sequence, a single window of DNA contains:
- the LOC125667949 gene encoding coiled-coil domain-containing protein 96-like has translation MADQEESQPTAESPPKEEENTEAPTTSEETPAAEQEQQLQAETAGEEAPKEEEPAKEEEPAKEEEPAKEEGGPPAEEAPADSNTNAEEKSEEPPAEGGEQTETAVEGEQPAEGEKPAEGEEGEKAEEGEKPEDGEKPEEGEKPEEGEKPEEGEKPEGETAEEGEKSAEGEGGETKEGEEGEKPAEEGETTEKAEGEEGSKSPIPQSDTFAEGERPESPQIVGEKLSREGSPTQEEEHQPDTAALEPGTPERSRPASVTEDQHLAPFAEEDEEEEEEEEEEEEEEEPQFDREVLLEQYQSLLEERRELQQSNYLLQHKLAEHFRKKKADDARQDYDKTANDQDSKYVKYMAQVDELRKLDAAERENYKNQMEDLRMKCEDKKYRVDEERKKFMEFKKQVALNAISNRSGKPVPPKDVEQALSTENKKEQDVVAVRLENIKLKNKLKKKEHQLKSKEELAEGLHLIDFEQLKIENQTYNEKIEERNEEILKLRKKITSTVQVLTHLKEKLQFVQAENQVQKGRLREVEAEAAMKRDILSRTKQARDALRIDNHRLRQSCGLLGNEPLLRDFEERKDEGDDLRERLEKLKMTHAELTLNCNQVRRKIEQARQNRG, from the exons GAATCCCAGCCAACTGCTGAGTCTCCCCCTAAGGAGGAAGAGAATACAGAGGCACCTACCACTAGTGAAGAAACACCAGCAGCTGAACAGGAACAGCAACTTCAGGCAGAAACTGCAGGTGAAGAGGCACCAAAGGAGGAGGAACCAGCCAAAGAGGAGGAACCAGCCAAAGAGGAGGAACCAGCCAAAGAAGAGGGCGGCCCACCGGCAGAGGAAGCACCAGCTGATTCTAACACAAATGCAGAGGAAAAGAGTGAAGAACCTCCAGCAG AAGGAGGTGAACAGACAGAAACTGCTGTAGAGGGTGAACAACCAGCAGAGGGGGAGAAACCGGCAGAGGGGGAGGAAGGTGAGAAAGCAGAGGAGGGGGAAAAACCGGAAGATGGGGAAAAACCAGAGGAAGGGGAAAAACCAGAGGAAGGGGAAAAACCAGAGGAGGGGGAAAAACCAGAGGGGGAGACTGCAGAGGAAGGAGAGAAATCTGCAGAAGGTGAAGGGGGAGAAACTAAAGAAG GTGAAGAAGGAGAGAAGCCTGCGGAGGAAGGGGAAACTACTGAGAAAGCTGAGGGTGAAGAAGGATCAAAATCTCCAATACCACAG AGTGATACTTTTGCTGAAGGAGAGAGACCTGAAAGTCCCCAAATTGTGGGTGAAAAATTATCCAGAGAGGGAAGTCCTACACAGGAAGAAGAGCATCAACCGGACACAGCTGCTCTAGAACCTGGAACCCCAGAAAGGTCAAGGCCAG cATCAGTGACAGAGGACCAACACTTAGCTCCCTTTGCTGAGGAGGATGAGGAGGAGGAAGAAGAAGAGGAGGAGGAAGAGGAAGAGGAGGAGCCTCAGTTTGACAGAGAGGTTCTTCTGGAACAATATCAG TCATTGCTTGAAGAGAGGAGAGAATTACAACAAAGCAACTACCTGCTGCAGCACAAACTGGCCGAACATTTCAGGAAGAAGAAAGCTGATGATGCTAGACAGGACTACGATAAAACTGCCAATGACCAGGACTCCAAATACGTCAAATACATGG CTCAAGTTGATGAGTTGAGGAAACTAGATGCAGCAGAGAGGGAAAACTACAAAAATCAGATGGAAGATTTGAGAATGAAATGTGAGGACAAGAAATATCGAGTGGATGAAGAGAGGAAGAAATTCATGGAATTCAAGAAACAAGTGGCACTGAATGCCATCTCCAACCGATCAGGGAAACCTGTTCCTCCAAAG GATGTAGAACAGGCCTTATctacagaaaataaaaaggaacaAGATGTTGTGGCAGTTCGTCTGGAAAATATTAAACTAAAGAACAAACTAAAGAAGAAGGAACATCAATTAAAGTCTAAG GAAGAACTTGCAGAAGGTTTAcatttaattgattttgaaCAACTGAAAATTGAAAACCAGACCTACAATGAGAAAATTGAAGAAAGAAATGAG gaaattttgaaattaagaaaGAAAATTACCAGCACAGTTCAAGTCCTAACTCATCTGAAAGAAAAACTCCAATTCGTGCAAGCTGAAAATCAAGTACAAAAAGGTCGTCTCCGTGAAGTGGAGGCGGAAGCAGCCATG AAAAGAGACATTTTATCAAGAACAAAGCAGGCCAGAGATGCACTTCGAATCGACAACCATCGCCTACGACAGAGCTGTGGGTTACTAGGTAATGAGCCATTACTTCGAGACTTTGAGGAAAGAAAGGACGAGGGTGATGATCTGAGAGAGAGACTTGAAAAACTAAAAATGACACATGCTGAGCTCACATTGAACTGCAATCAAGTTCGTCGGAAGATTGAACAAGCCAGACAAAACAGGGGCTGA
- the LOC130054283 gene encoding uncharacterized protein LOC130054283, which translates to MVKISRDSDVLEPGTAVLLRNRAIGGNKIQDAWSEHEYVVLRRIDPEKHVYEVYRKDTPDDRRIVNRVHLRIKPRTSDTVTQLARNHVDRQNSVTQVCNRVDSDGSSDSSYDDEFLMMNDSVVSVPSLARPRRSTRVTAGKHDR; encoded by the exons ATGGTGAAGATATCAAGAGATTCGGATGTCCTCGAACCGGGAACTGCTGTGTTATTGCGTAATCGGGCAATTGGCGGGAATAAAATTCAGGATGCCTGGAGCGAACATGAGTATGTTGTGTTACGACGTATTGACCCTGAAAAGCATGTCTATGAAGTCTACCGTAAGGATACTCCTGATGACAGACGGATTGTGAATAGGGTACACCTTAGGATCAAACCAAGAACATCCGATACTGTGACACAACTGGCCAGAAACCATGTAGACAGACAGAACTCTGTAACGCAAGTGTGCAATCGTGTTGATAGTGATGGTTCTAGTGACAGCTCATATGACGATGAATTCCTGATGATGAATGATTCTGTTGTATCTGTACCTTCGCTTGCAAGACCTCGTCGAAGTACTCGTGTTACAGCAGGGAAGCACG ATCGATAA